In a genomic window of Curtobacterium sp. MCBD17_035:
- the efp gene encoding elongation factor P, with protein sequence MASTTDIKNGAVLNMDGQLWSVIEFQHVKPGKGGAFVRTKMKNVTSGKVVDRTFNAGAKLEFATVDRRDFQYLYTDGDGYVFMDTDTYDQVTIPSEIVGDAKNFLLESSMATIAMNEGNPLYVELPASVVLEVTYTEPGLQGDRSTGGTKPATVETGYQIQVPLFLETGTKVKVDTRTGDYLGRVND encoded by the coding sequence ATGGCGAGCACCACGGACATCAAGAACGGCGCCGTTCTCAACATGGACGGCCAGCTCTGGTCCGTCATCGAGTTCCAGCACGTCAAGCCGGGCAAGGGCGGCGCGTTCGTCCGCACCAAGATGAAGAACGTCACGTCCGGCAAGGTCGTCGACCGCACGTTCAACGCGGGGGCGAAGCTCGAGTTCGCGACGGTGGACCGACGCGACTTCCAGTACCTGTACACGGATGGCGACGGCTACGTGTTCATGGACACCGACACCTACGACCAGGTCACGATCCCGAGCGAGATCGTCGGTGACGCCAAGAACTTCCTGCTCGAGTCGTCGATGGCCACCATCGCGATGAACGAGGGCAACCCGCTGTACGTCGAGCTCCCCGCCAGCGTGGTGCTCGAGGTCACGTACACCGAGCCGGGCCTCCAGGGCGACCGCTCGACGGGCGGCACGAAGCCCGCCACCGTCGAGACCGGCTACCAGATCCAGGTGCCGCTCTTCCTCGAGACCGGCACGAAGGTCAAGGTCGACACCCGCACGGGTGACTACCTCGGCCGCGTCAACGACTGA
- the aroB gene encoding 3-dehydroquinate synthase, producing MTTSTALPDGTTQIRVGGDDGYVVAVGHGLLEAVPTVLPRGVAKVLIVHAAPLAEQAEVLRARLVDAGLEALIAEVPDAESAKRVEVAAFCWQILGQADFTRTDAVVGLGGGAVTDLAGFVAATWLRGVALVQVPTSVLGMVDASVGGKTGINTNEGKNLVGAFYAPRAVVVDLDLATTLPRNEILTGFAEIVKAGFIAVPEILDTIERDVDRVTDPTTPEFRRVVELAIDLKARVVSSDFTEQGKREILNYGHTLGHAIEHAERYQWRHGAAVAVGMVFAAELARLTGHLDDATVDRHRTVLESLSLPTTYPLGRWEGLLATMRRDKKARAGMLRFIVLDGLAKPIVLEGPEPALLFTAYQEVGV from the coding sequence ATGACGACGAGCACGGCGCTGCCGGACGGCACGACGCAGATCCGGGTGGGCGGGGACGACGGGTACGTCGTGGCCGTCGGGCACGGTCTCCTCGAGGCGGTGCCGACGGTCCTGCCGCGCGGCGTCGCGAAGGTGCTCATCGTGCACGCTGCGCCGCTCGCGGAGCAGGCCGAGGTGCTCCGCGCGCGTCTCGTCGACGCCGGTCTGGAGGCCCTCATCGCCGAGGTGCCCGACGCCGAGTCCGCCAAGCGGGTCGAGGTCGCGGCCTTCTGCTGGCAGATCCTCGGGCAGGCCGACTTCACGCGGACCGACGCCGTGGTGGGGCTCGGGGGTGGTGCGGTCACCGACCTCGCCGGGTTCGTGGCCGCGACGTGGCTCCGCGGGGTCGCGCTCGTGCAGGTGCCGACGAGCGTGCTCGGCATGGTCGACGCGAGCGTCGGCGGCAAGACGGGGATCAACACGAACGAGGGCAAGAACCTCGTCGGTGCCTTCTACGCGCCCCGGGCCGTCGTCGTCGACCTCGACCTGGCCACGACGCTGCCGAGGAACGAGATCCTCACGGGCTTCGCCGAGATCGTGAAGGCCGGGTTCATCGCCGTGCCCGAGATCCTCGACACGATCGAGCGCGACGTCGACCGCGTCACCGATCCGACCACCCCGGAGTTCCGTCGCGTGGTCGAGCTCGCGATCGACCTCAAGGCGCGGGTCGTCTCGTCGGACTTCACCGAGCAGGGCAAGCGCGAGATCCTGAACTACGGGCACACGCTCGGGCACGCCATCGAGCACGCGGAGCGCTACCAGTGGCGGCACGGAGCTGCGGTCGCCGTGGGCATGGTGTTCGCGGCCGAACTCGCGCGGCTGACCGGTCACCTGGACGACGCGACGGTGGACCGCCACCGGACCGTGCTCGAGTCGCTCTCGTTGCCGACGACCTACCCCCTCGGCCGATGGGAGGGCCTGCTCGCGACGATGCGCCGCGACAAGAAGGCACGGGCCGGCATGCTGCGGTTCATCGTGCTGGACGGCCTCGCGAAGCCGATCGTGCTCGAGGGGCCGGAGCCGGCCCTCCTGTTCACCGCCTACCAGGAGGTCGGGGTCTAG
- a CDS encoding shikimate kinase produces MPVVLIGPMGAGKSTVGKRAAKALGVPFTDTDREIVREHGSIDRIFAERGEAAFRDLERAAVDAAFDTGGVVAVGGGAVTHAATRAAIATCRVVLLTVSADAVAERIVGTDRPLLAVGGIDAWTAIADARAATYASLAHVVVDTSRRPMSRVVDDVVAWVRAAETPGPASAPVAAAGAPAPEEEP; encoded by the coding sequence GTGCCCGTGGTGCTCATCGGTCCGATGGGCGCAGGCAAGTCCACCGTGGGCAAGCGCGCGGCGAAGGCGCTCGGCGTGCCCTTCACCGACACGGACCGTGAGATCGTGCGGGAACACGGATCCATCGACCGCATCTTCGCCGAACGCGGCGAGGCGGCGTTCCGCGACCTCGAGCGGGCCGCGGTCGACGCCGCGTTCGACACGGGCGGCGTCGTGGCGGTGGGTGGCGGCGCCGTCACGCACGCCGCCACCCGCGCGGCCATCGCGACGTGCCGGGTGGTGCTGCTCACCGTCTCGGCCGACGCCGTCGCCGAGCGCATCGTCGGGACCGACCGCCCGCTCCTGGCCGTCGGCGGCATCGACGCGTGGACCGCGATCGCGGATGCGCGCGCAGCGACGTACGCGTCCCTCGCGCACGTGGTCGTGGACACCTCACGGCGTCCGATGAGCCGCGTGGTCGACGACGTCGTCGCCTGGGTCCGCGCCGCCGAGACACCAGGACCAGCATCGGCACCAGTGGCGGCCGCTGGCGCGCCGGCACCAGAGGAGGAACCATGA